AGAGATTCTggtcactcttcaaaatggactcCCCTGATGTTCCACCATGGTTACAGATACAATCTTGGTTTACAAGCCCTCCTTTGTGAAAAACTGTCTTGACTATAATCAGTGTAATCATTCTGTTTTTTGCTGTTTGATCCTTACATATATAACTGTGTATTTATTACTTGGGGCCCTTGGATCAGAAACCCTAAGTAAAAGGGTAAGGAGAATATGTTGCTTCAACCACTTAGGGTCAGTGCCCCTCACCTGCAGGAAGCAGGTACTGATAgatttctctgcccctttcccctcagcaacaatattctcctaaaataaaaagggggaaatgagagagttaacttaggcaggttgataaggagtcaaagcctaaggcccctttaaggaggagataaacattctttctttttcacagtctTTCCTATAGATATGTAGGCCTCGTAAGCAGCAGTATCTCTTATTCAAggacatgccttttttttttttttttttttttttttttttttaagctttggatATATGTTATGGGAGAAGGTCTGGGTAAAAACTTCCACAGCTGTAGCTCTGAGTTAACCTGTTCCTTCTGGCTAATCTCGTGCTGATGTCATCCCAGGAGGTATGTTAGAGGAAAGGGTCTGGAAAAATTCTCGCAGTCTTGAGGTATCTTTTATCTATTCTCAGCAGCTAGTTGAGAAGTGTATAAAGTCTTGCTTAAACTACTGAGGTGGATTCTCTCctgctcccttctgatgtctatgtctgaagctttttctgtcactttcactttagataaaATCTACACAATGCTCcaagtgactgagactgtctttgttCCCCAGTTAAATTTTCTCCTTCGGAGACCACAAATCTGGCAGCACTGTTCACCATTCACCATAAGATGTCACAACTCTAGAGTCAGTATTCATGTTTGTCTCATGCCAAGCACCACTGAACCTGAAGCATTATATAGACCTTCTTATCAACTTTCTATAGCCATCTAacagagaatatttaaaatatgatttaaggTTATCCTGTCCTATTCAAAGTGTGTAAACATTCTACTCACATGATTTGAATAGGACAGAATCTTGACGACCTCATGGACACTAGTTTGCAAGTCTCTGCTATTCATGGAAtatttcaggcatgaatactggagtgggttgtcgtttcctcctcgaggaagtcttcccaacccatgcctcatgcatctcctgcattggcaggtggattgtttaccactgggaatgtttgggaagccccaaacattcTACTTAGGCAAGGTCAAATGACCTGAGAGACTTaccattttcaaagttttttcccTTGTATTGTACTTTCCTTGTCATTGAAAGGTCCAGACTCTCTCTACACTGTATAATCTGTGTAGCATGTAACACTTGtcagtatttaatattattaatttcctcaaaaatcaaaatccatctcattccctcctcatttctttcactgtttaAGTTTGTTACATGCTTAGCTGGTGtctaaaatagagacaaaagcaAAGACTGGGCAAACATTGCCACTTTtatcacagaaaatgttttcacaGCCACAAATGATGGGATAccctaagaaaataattacagaaattaaGGTGCATAGAGCACAGAGCTGGAACCAAGATGTAATTATCCAAAAAAAGGAGTGATCACTAAGTATTTCAAATGGGGAAGAGGAAATTATGTTCTTAAAATTCATGGGGAAAATTCATACACAAAGTCCTCTGTTCCACCATTATCCTATGAAGGGAGCCCCAGAGAAATCATCCCTGGAGGGAAAGATACACAGAGTGGAATTCCTGGTACAGAGTGCACTTCTCCTgtgatggggagtgggaggggtcgGGGAAAGCCTCGTGGGCGTGGCTTTGCGTGGCGTCCAAGATGACGTCACAAACATCAACCGTATCCCACGACACCATGGGCTGAGCTAGTGCCAATGGCAGCTGCGTCTGGTGAGGAAGCTTGCCCTCTATACCCCTGAGGTAAAAGCCATGGGAGCAGTAGAGAGTTGGATGCCCTCGAACAGAGTGGGGCATgccccagaggagccaggtgctcctgagggggaggaggaggccgaAGAGGTAGCAGGGGCAGTgatagaggaaggggaggagagtgaaaatgccagACCCACCACTAGTCAAGGGCGCCACAAGCGGAAGACAGGCCCAGAAGGGCAGCTCACAAAAGCGACCCACAGGAAGAGAGCAAAAGACAGATTCGAGTCCATTTATAAGACACTTTttctgagaggagaagggagtgacgtGCAGATCCGTGCCCTGGGGGAGGAGTGGAACTTGCACAAGGTCTACTTGTGCCAGTCAggatactttgctagcatgttcaGTGGTGCGTGGCGTGAGACAACCATGGATATTGTAGAGTTGCAGATGCCTGACGAGAACATTGATTGTGAGGCACTGCACGAGGCTTTAGGTTCCCTGTACCGAAACTCTGTGCTCATCCCACCCGGTCGAGTGGTCCCCATGCTGGCCACAGCCGGCATGCTGCAGCTGGACAAGCTGATTCAGCAGTGCGGGGAGGTAATGAAGGAGACGGTCAGTGATCAGACCGTGTGCAGCTACTACTGCTCTGCTGAGAGCTACGGACTCCAGAACATCAGGGCCATGTGTCTTCAGTGGCTGCTGGACAATCTAATGACCCAGCATAGTGAGGAGTTATTGAGAGAAATTAGCCTGGATCTCATGAAAGAGGTCATTGCCTCTTCAGAGCTCATCGTGATGGAGGTAGAGATGGATGTGTACACGACGCTGAAAAAGTGGATGTTCCTGCAGCTGCAGCCGACATGGAGAGGCCCCCGCAGAGACCTACTGCCTGACGCCGACTCGTGGTTTGCCAGGTCCAGGCAGGAGTCAGAGGGCACCGCTTTCCTGGAGACCGAGCAGGGCAGAGCCTTCGTGCCAGCGTTCCAGCAGCTGCGGCTTGCCTACATAATCTGCGACCTGCCGTCAGCACGCATCATCGACCAGGATGCACTGATCCCTGCCACGTGGCTGGCCCCAGTGTACAAAGAGCAGTGGCTTGCCCTCCTCCGGGCTGAGCAGACCAGAGACCTCAGGCCCGTGGATGTCTTTGTGTCCGACCTCCAGAGGACCAGCATGCGGTGCGGGGGCCAGCTCCTCAGGGATGCGCAGTGCACCTGGCGGTGGACAGGCTTCAACTTCGGCTGGGACTTGGTGGTGTGCTATGCCAACCGGCGCATCATTTTCAAGCACAGCGCGCTGAAGAAATCTTGCGGTCTCGGGGTCAGCTTACTCTGGCAGAGAAAGGTCGCGTTCCGCTTGCGCCTGGCCTCCTTGGACAGGGCTGGAAGAGCCATTTTCCGGAAGCAGACAGAATTCCAAGTGCTTTCCCTGGGAAAGGATGAAGAGCTAGAGGTGGTGAATCTGGAGAACGAAGATGTGGTTTTCCCCACATATGTGACCTGTAATTTCCTGTACCTCCCCAGAAAGGGGCGTTTTCCTCAGTGAGGACTCCTGAAAACAAAATCTCAGAGAGGTGAGCAGCTCTTTCCCTGGGGTCAGGGACGACCAGCTTTGTCCAGATGCCAGCTCCTTCTGCGGGACCAACCGGACTTGCCCACCTCTGGTGGCCCAACTCTGTCAGAGTCTTTGTTGAACTGTAGCTCATAATACTTGAGGTTGTTTACCTGAGCCTATGAAGAGGAGAAATTTTAAAGCCCTGCTCCCCCAACACCTTTAGAACTTATTTGTGCTGTTAAAGTGGCAACCTGTCCTCCTGGTTTACCATCCATCAATGCCCCCTCCCATCATTTCTGCCAAGTCAAAGACCAGTTGACTTGAGAGAGCAACCTGTGAACCTACCTACTCTACCACTGTTAGggaaactcttttaaaatatgcatttccttTAGCTTGATTAAAGGAATGTTAAAGAAACAGTTTGGTTTCTCTTTCAGTTCGCGTGTTTAGAGCCACTCTGCCCCACTCATTACCACCACTACCGCTAGCTTCCTTTGGATTGCTTCCCTTTCCCCATTCCCTGCCACTCAGTGAGTAGTACTTGGTTCCCATGATCTCTCACTCTGTGAACGCACCCAGGCTACACTGATGATCTTCTCTTTATTGGTTGTTCCTCAATATTCTTAGGTTAGTTGACTTTATATCATATCTGATGTTAGTTTGGCTTTATTTTGACTTTCCTAGCATTTTAACCCTAGAAGGACGTCTCAAATCTTACACAACCCTATATTGGGGGTGGAGTGGAAGGCAGCAGATTGATTCTATGAGGACATCTCGGTACTAGACAGACTTTTTCTGCCGCACACAGTCGTGAATTATTTATGCACTAGAATGCACTCTTTAAGCACCTTGATGGCCTTTGCCCTTCAGAAACATTTGACCTTGGAATTGTACTTGGAAAGACTCTTTCCCGCTTAAAAACAGGTCTGGTAACCTCTGCAAAGGAATGCTTTTGAATTATAATGGGAATTATTTGGCATCTGGAAGTGGGATCACGAGATGTCCACACTGGTAATCAAAAGGGTAAGATAAAAAGTGTTTTTGTCACAAAAGGAGAAGCACACTAGTCACGATTTGAATTTGTTAGTTTCTGATTACTGTTCACTTACAAATTGTCACCATCCCATTCCCTCCATTGAGTCATTTTGAGGTCAAAGAATGGAAAACTCTATTTAAGAagccatataaataataaatacatgcttGGAAAGAGTGTGATAAATTAATACaagatgaacaaaaaaaaaatagtatactgtattggtgtttggcagattcatgttgatgtatggcaaaaccaatacaatattgcaaagtaattagcctccaattaaaataaataaatttaaattaaaaaaaaatagtcaccagATTTTAATGCTTTACTTAGTTGAAATCAGAATTTTCCTTACTGGTGGTTTATGTTTCTCTTCCCAATTAGATTTTACCCATTGTCGTTCAGTGAACAAATTACTTctgactttatccattcattcattccttttactCTTTAAGCAGATTTGAAAGGCTTCGTTATCCCAAACCCACATACTAGTATTAGAGTAATATTTATATGATAGTTACTTATATGAAATGGTTCAACCAGGAAGCTGCTGTTGCATCCTTCGATGTTTTCCCTTAATTTTGCAGCCCCCTACCCTTTCTCGTGTTCCCTTATATTCCGTTTACCTAACCAACTACAAACAATAGACTTCATTTTACTTGTGTTTCAAAATAACTGGGGAGAAGAGTAAGTCATGATTCAGTTGAaaggtaaaaattattattatttttttttttttttttggtaagaatttcactttctttatataaACTCTCTAAACAAtttgaaattcctttttctcGAGCTGAATGCCAAGATGCCATTTCATCTAAACAGAGGTATCCTCAGTTGGGAAATTCAGAGACTACTTAGCTACAAGTGTACCTTGACTGAAAggtctgcttttgttttcctacCCAACTAGCTTTAAATCCTTAAATTGCTTGTTGCTGCTTACAATAGAAAGATGTTCAATAATGTACAAACAGTGACAGCTGAAATACactcatttaaacatttaaactctCACAAACCCTGACTGTTGCCATTTGCCAGTTTGGGCAATTTAGCCAATACCTGtctctattttttcactttttttttcttttctttttgactgcTCAGGATGAGGAAGAAACCTTTTCCCATGTTGATACTCATTTTGTTAGCCTCTTCGTAAAGGCATGGGGAGATGGGGAGGCAGGGCAAAATGTATAGTCATGGTAACGCTACAGGAAACCATCAAGCTAAATAACAGCAAACTAAACACCATACTAAAGGAGATGTACCCCTATGGGATACCACGTGGTCCTTGACAATGATGAGGATTtatccctgtctctgtctttccctctctgtatGTCTGCCgctctctctgtcttcccctatCTCTGTCTCCATTATGTCTGTCTGCATCCCTGTCTAATTACTATCTACCTCTTTCTTTGTCTACCTCAGTCTCTGTCTCAGACTGCCTATCTTTgtcactgtctgtctctgtcttactgtctgtatctttctgtttctctctgtttctgacaaTCCCTTTTTTGTCTGGGTCtctatgtttctgtctctgtctctgtatttctccAGTGCTTCTGTATCCGTCTGTATCtgcatctctctgtgtctctttctccatccgtctgtctttgtctttccctttctgtcccgacctgtctctgtctttctccccacccccaaccttgtttctctctgactctctctctccccatcactatctctatgtctgttggctctctttcagtgtgtgtctgtctttctctgtctctcagtctgtctgtctctgtctttctatctgtgtcaatcagcctctgcctgtctccctgtctctgtctgcaACCATCATTCTTTGCCTTAGTTTGAATGTGTGTCTGTTTGTCCCTGTCTGTGCCCGgcttcctctgcctccctgtctctgtctccatctatTTCTACCTGTCTCTGTCTGCCCCTTTCTGTGTATGCCTTTCTACCTGTCTCTTTTGGGGGAGGAGGTATAATATCTGAGTGTGTCCCTCTGTTGGGCTTTCTCAGCCTGCCTGACCAGCTATCTCTGTTTTTCTGTCAGGCTGTCCTGTCTCTGGCTGTTTCTGCATCTGGTTCTGTTGCATCTTTTGATAGTCCATCTCTGCTTCTGCCTGTCTTAAGGAGACAGGAATGAAATGTTATTACAATTCGGTCGACAAACCCTCTTCTGTCATCTTCCCTTCCGGTGGTGTCCTAGAGATAGATGCTGTAAGAAGACAAAGGTTAGCATTCGTGTTCAAAGACACAAGAGACTTAAATAAACAATGACTTATGAAGGAGAAAGCAGTGCCCCAGGGATGTAAGTGGGATGGACACAGACAGCAGACCAGTGTAAATTATGCTACTGTGGAAAGGGTCTATATATAAACAGCACAAAGATGACACTGAAATTTTGATGAAAGATAAATCATGtgctggaaaaagaaaaccatctttttaagaggaaaataaaaagaaggtgGAGTGTCCAGCCACAAGGTCTACAGGAAGGTACTTGCCAAGTCTCAGCCACAGAATTTGGACATGAAACTGCCTGGTGAGagttaaaatagcaaaattcaCCTATTTTATATAAGCACATCACATAAGTTTAATCATGCCATTAAACTTAAACTTTTGAATTGGggtcagcaaacacacacacacacacacacacacacacacactgaagtaAGTGGATTGAAGCAGGATCCAAGGTTTTTATGTCATCACGTGTTCAGCTAGTAACATGACTCCTaagacattcacacacacacacacacatttatattttatgagcCCACATGAGGTTCCACCCTTTCCTTGTCCACTCAGCTACCTGGGCCTTGATGCCCTTCCCTTTATTCAAGATAAATCTCTTGAAAGGGGTGTGTCATCTGCCCCCTGTTCTAAGATTTACTTGCTTGAGTCCAGGCACCATCTATATGTCATAGACTCTCAAATTCATAGCCCATGCACAGACCACTTCTTTGAATCCAGACCTATAGCCAGCAGTCTGCCCCACCACTTGGAAATCTCAAAGGTGGTGCGATCTACAAAGGAACCAAATAGAACTAATAGTCCAGGCAACCAATTTTAATCTAAATGTAGATTCCTTCCTCAtttgagtaaataaatagaaagacactgatgctggtaaGGAGAAAATAACCAGGATGTTAGCGGAAACTTATACTTCTTCAAGTGTTTGTGTTTCAGAAGTAAAATTTGTCTATTCATGACATTCTAAAGAAaggtggcaatttttttttttcctagtaggtAAGAGAATTGAAATTTACCTCATTTATTTAGACAATACCCAATTGATATATGAACAGTCTTCGGGAATGATTTGTTCTAACAGTGCAGATCAAAGTTTGGTTTAGTCTGTGAACACGTTTTCCATGTCAATTGCTATGATTAGATTCTGAGATCAGACACCAAAGGATAAATTTCACTCCACAGTGTAGCAAAATTCAACTATCAAACTTGGTTTAAAGACTAGCAGGGTAATAAGATGCAGTGCAAGGAACAAAAGCTATCTGGGCAGATTCAAGGTAAGATTTGAATACCCAAAAGATCCTTAATTCTCTGAGAACTATTCATCACATAAACACACTGCATTACATTGGTGATGTctgtcaattattttaaaaaataaaaatagtacatgGTGATGGCAAAAATAGGAATCTACAAGCAGCTGATGGTTTTGATTAGCATGTTTGCAGTACATGGGATTTTATGATGAGTGATGACTCTAAGTGAATTAAAATCATCCAAGCGGTCACGAAGAACATGTTTTGGGTGAAGGCAAGTGGCTGAGTATGGTCCACCACAGGTGAGGAAGACTTCCTGTAGAGGTATATTCTTAAAAATGGTAGCCCCTAGTCATATGTGATTACTTAAATTgattcaaattaaataaaattgaaaattcagtCTCACTCGCAGCATTTGAAGTGCTCAATGGCTACATGTAAACCCGTGGCTACTATACTGTGCACAGTGCAGATATGGAACATCTCTATCAGCGCAGAGAATTCTGTTAGATAGTGCTGTTCTATAATCAGTCATTCCAAGTAAAATTTACGTTTCTTTCTACTTCTGAATACATAGGTCGCCTGGATAACCTATGTGGGGGTGGGTGATGTttgtggggatggggaggagttagaaaaacagacatacagaatggTCACATTTGGATTTACAGGGTCTCATCAAGGTCTTATTTGTCTCACTGTGCTTACTGAGATGTTATGGAGGCTGGGGACAGGGCTTGAGGAAGGTTGGTAGCCACCCAAAGGAACCGTTTGTTTTGGAACCCTGTGCTTTGAATGTGAAGAATTTGATCTAAACTTCTGTGGCCCATACAACATCTGACCTGGTGGTCAGGCCATCATCTCAAACTCATTGTCCAAAACTCAACCTTGGCTTTCTTTCTCCCATTCCACTATCATGAATatctattttcaatatattttatggTTGGTCTTTTACTGTTCATATTGTTACTATCTCCACCAGTATACTAGCCCTCTTCTCAGTCTCTAGGCCTTGAAATCGCTGGTTGaaaggatacaaaataaatgtctttgtaAACTGAAACTTACATTAGAAATAATAGCATGTGGGGTTATTGTAAATACATTTagatacaaatacataaatacataaatcaaatacATTTGAGTCTTCTGCTTTGCTTTGCCATCAGGTTTAACGTGATGTGATAGTTCGATGCCTCccagctaaagaccagcaggaacACATTTGTAGTTGAACAATTTGAGTTAATTATTCTTTGCAGTGAAGGAGAACATACACAGTGAAGGAACTGTGGGCCACACAAGTACGTGGGTGATAGAAAAGGGATGTTAAAAGATTtgggcttgggacttccctgctggtccggtggatgagactttgccttccaaagtaGGTGgtgtgggtttgctccctggttggggaaactaaggtcccatatGTCTTgaggcaaaaaccaaaacattaaagaaaaaaaaaaaaacagaagcaatatgttaacaaattcaataaagactaaataatgggaccacctcaaaaaaaaaaaaataaagaaataaagaggtgGGCTTGTTTTAGGTGATTTGGGTGAGGTTTTAAAGAAGCAGAGCTTTGATCTGCATTGGATACTGTCAGGAAGACAGGGTATTCCTATGACAGTATCTTAATAAACCTTTTGTATAGAGAGAATAGATTAGAGTGAGGTTAAAGCTACAATtgctgaaaacaaacaaagaaacaaagcaaaggggacaacaaaacccccaaactaGCAGTCACTCATACTAGCTAGGAGAGGGATATACAGTGATTTCTACAGTGATTTTGCTTTTGTGTGTACTTCGGAAAAAAAATCACGAAGTGGCCTTTGTTTTGTCTCACTTTATCATGATCTCAGAGTGACAAGGTCTCATGATCTCACCTGAAGTTGGCATTCCCTGAGATGTTTTTCAGTGTCTAATGGGAGAATAACATGTCCTAGCCTGGATGTCAAGAGATATTTTTTCGTACCCCCTTTTGGCCACAAGCCATTAATCCATGTTATCTAGATTATCAACACTGCTCTGATTTTGATGATCAGGAATTTGTTTAGAGAATGTAGTCTGTAGTAGGACATGGATTGGTCTCTCCTGCTCCTTTTGTAGTAGAATGCATCATTGAATACTCTGGTGTGACACGGGCTGTGCATTTAAGACTCCAGACAGGATGCATTGGCCAACTGCAAAACAAGTAATCAAATGAAACACAATGATTATTAGTCCTTGAAACAGGACTTGAAGTCAAGGGCTTGGATTATAAAAACCAGGCAATGAATCCAGCTGGGTTCACCTTTGAGCACCACATGACTTTTGTTAGAATCAAAGACAAGTTTTGGACCACCCTTGCTAGTTATTATTTTCCCTAATGTGAGAATATCAATTCACAAAGCCTATATGAATACGGAGTCAGTTaatcttcgtgtgtgtgtgtgtgtgagagagagagagagagagagagagttgctcagtcatgtctgactctttgcaaccccatggactatagcccacgaggctcctctgtccatggtattcttcaggcaagaatactggagtgggttgccattcccttctccaggggatcttcccgacccagggactgaacccgggtctcctgcattgcaggcagattctttaccatctgagccgccagagaagcccttcctggtgagtttttaaaagaaattggctTGACTGTTACTGGATAATCCCTCTCTCTCtaacccctcccccctcccccacccgttTCTGGAAAACAAGATGTGCTGGGATGTTTAGTTTAACAGATCACAAAGTCTCTAGCAATTATCCTGAACACACAAGATAAGTTAGCATATGCCATATGGGTGTTCTATAAGATGTTACATAAcaaatagtacctcattgtggcacGGCCTCTATCAGGAGAATAAGCATCATGtattacaactagagaaagccgatTTTGTGTTCCTCAAGGTAAGTGATGTATTTAGCAGAACTTCccttgtgtggctcagctggtaaagaatccacctgcggtggaggagacctgggttcgatccctgggttgggaagatcccctggagaagggaaaggctacccagtccagtattctggcctggagaattccatggactctgtagtccatggggtcgcaaacagtccaacacgactgagtgactttcactttcaaccagttTCACAAAGCAGGCTGACTATCATGAACAAACGGAATGCCATGAGCAAATTTGACTATAAGGGTCAGGGTGACTCCAGTAATGGAGTCTACCCTTGATTGAGTGGGATATGCCGAGAGGGCACAGGATTGGCCCAGAGGAACTACCCTGCGTCTGAGGtcggggcggtggccgggagaaGCTACCTGacgcccccacgcccgaggccaggggcggtggccaggagaaGCAATCCcaagtccgaggccaggggcggcggccgggaggaccaaccccacatccaaggagctgtggctgcccgggcgcaggagggcctagaggagctatcccatgttgaaggtcaggaagggcgacTGTGAGGAGATAACCCTCGTGCAAGGTAAGGAAtggcggctgcgctttgctggaacagccgtgaagtGATAACCCACGCCCATGGTAAGAGAAGCCcaataagacagtaggtgttgcaagagggcatcagagggcaggcacactgaaactgtactcacagaaaactagtcaatctaatcacactaggaccacagccttgtctaactcaatgaaactaagccatgcccatgggacaacccaagacgggtgggtcatggtggagagatctgacagaatgtggtccactggagaagggaaaggcaaaccatttcagtattcttgtcttgacaaCCCcaagagcagtatgaaaaggcaaaatgagaggatactgaaagaggaactccacaggtcagtaggtgcccaatatgctactggagatcagtggagaaataactccagaaagaatgaagggaaggagccaaagcaaaaacaatacccagctgtggatgtgactggtgatagaagcaaggtctgatgctgtaaagagcaatactgtataggaacctggaatgtcaggtccatgaatcaaggcaaattggatgtggtcaaacaagagattggtgagagtgaatgtcgacattctaggaatcagcgaactcaaatggactggaatgggtgaatttaactcagatgaccattatatctactactgcgggcaggaatccctcagaagaaatggagcagccatcatggtcaataaaagagtccgaaatgcagtgcttggatgcaatctcaaaaacgacagaatgatctctgttcgtttccaaggcaaaccattcaatatcacagtaatccaagtctatggcccaaccagtaaggctgaagaagctgaagttgaacagttctgtgaagacctacaagaccttttagaactaacatccaaaaaagatgtcttttttattataggggactggaatgcaaaagtaggaagtcaagaaacacctggagtaacaggcaaatttggccttggaatacggaatgaagcagggcaaagactaatagagttttgccaagaaaatgcactggtcataacaaacaccctcttccaacaacacaagagaagactctacacatggacatcaccagatggtccacaccgaaatcacactgattatattctttgcagccaaagatggagaagctctacacagtcagcaaacacaagaccaggagctgactgtggctcaggtcatgaactccttattgccaaattcagactgaaattgaagaaagtagggaaaaccactagaccattcaggtatgacctaaatcaaatcccttatgattatacagtggaagtgagaaacagattaaagggcctagatctgatagacagagtgcctgatgaactatggaatgaggttcctgacattgtacaggagacagggatcaacaccatccccatggaaaagaaatgcagaaaagcaaaatggctgtctggggaggccttacaaatagctgtgaaaagaagagaagtgaaaagcaaaggagaaaaggaaagatataagcatctgaatgcagagttccaaggaatagcaaaaagagataagaaagccttcctcagcgatcaatgcaaagaaatagaggaaaacaacagaatgggaaagactagagatctcttcaagaaaattggagataccaggagaacatctcatgcaaagacgggctcgataaaggacagaaatggtatggacctaacagaagcagaagatattaagaagaggtggcaagtatacacagaagaactgtacaaaaaagatcttcatgacccagataatcacgagggtgtgatcactgacctagagccagacatcctggaatgtgaagtcaagtgggccttagaaagcatcactaagaacaaagctagtggagctgatggaattccagtggagctattccaaatcctgaacgatgatgctgtgaaagtgctgcactcaatatgccagcaaatttggaaaatgcagcagtagccacagg
This DNA window, taken from Bubalus kerabau isolate K-KA32 ecotype Philippines breed swamp buffalo chromosome X, PCC_UOA_SB_1v2, whole genome shotgun sequence, encodes the following:
- the LOC129639426 gene encoding germ cell-less protein-like 1 yields the protein MPSNRVGHAPEEPGAPEGEEEAEEVAGAVIEEGEESENARPTTSQGRHKRKTGPEGQLTKATHRKRAKDRFESIYKTLFLRGEGSDVQIRALGEEWNLHKVYLCQSGYFASMFSGAWRETTMDIVELQMPDENIDCEALHEALGSLYRNSVLIPPGRVVPMLATAGMLQLDKLIQQCGEVMKETVSDQTVCSYYCSAESYGLQNIRAMCLQWLLDNLMTQHSEELLREISLDLMKEVIASSELIVMEVEMDVYTTLKKWMFLQLQPTWRGPRRDLLPDADSWFARSRQESEGTAFLETEQGRAFVPAFQQLRLAYIICDLPSARIIDQDALIPATWLAPVYKEQWLALLRAEQTRDLRPVDVFVSDLQRTSMRCGGQLLRDAQCTWRWTGFNFGWDLVVCYANRRIIFKHSALKKSCGLGVSLLWQRKVAFRLRLASLDRAGRAIFRKQTEFQVLSLGKDEELEVVNLENEDVVFPTYVTCNFLYLPRKGRFPQ